The following DNA comes from Dehalococcoidales bacterium.
AATTTTACCGCTGTCCAATTTATCGATTCCGCTGATAACGTTTAACAGGGTTGATTTTCCCGAGCCGCTGCGCCCTAAAAGCGCCACGCATTCGCCTTTGGCAAAATCGGCGGTAATGGATGTAAGCACGGGGTGAACGGTAAGCCCCCCGAAATAACTTTTACTGGCCTCTTGCAGAGAAATTAGCGGAGGTGTTTCCGTTTTTTTATTCATAACTTACTTCCTGTAATATTTTACTTCGGTCGGAATTAACAGCAATAAAACAAATATTGCCATATCATTGTAATTTGAATACGTTTTTCTTTCAACAACAAAGCATAATAATGTATAATCAAAGTGATATTGACAGGTCTTTTACGGCATGACCGTTGTGTGGTTTTATCGGAGGAGCTACAAGATGGTAGAGCGCGAAGTAGAATTTGAGGTCGCTGATGTTAATTTCTCCGCTACCGTTGCTTTACCGCAATCGGAAGGCAATTTCCCGGGTGTGGTTTTGATTCCCGGTTCCGGTCAGGTGGACAGGGATGAAAACGCCAAAGGATATCCGATAAATGCCTTTAAAGAAATTGCCCATTTTCTGGCGGAAAACAATATAGCCAGTTTGCGATACGATAAAAGGGGGGTGGGGAAGAGTGAGGGGGATTACTGGGGAACCGGATTCTACGATAATATTGCCGATGTTTCTGCAATTCTTTCATATTTCAGGGATTATAAGAGAATTAATTCCTCCAAATTATTTTTACTGGGGCACAGCGAGGGAGCAATTATCTCATCAAGGATGGCAGGAACCGGAACCGACGTTGCGGGGATAATTCTGCTTGCCGGAAGCTGCCAAAAGGGTGAAGATTTACTGAAGTGGCAGTCCCGGCAAATAGTAAAGGGGCTGAAAGGCTTTAACGCTTGGTTAATTAAGACCTTTCGCATTGATGTTGCCAAGGCGCAGCAGAAACAAATTGATATAATCAAAAAATCAACCAAAGACAGTTTTAGGATTCAGTTGATAAACAAAATAAATGCCAAATGGATGCGGGAGTTTTTGGAATACAACCCTGCCGATGACTTCCCAAATATCAAATGCCCCATACTGGCAATAACAGGTGAAAAAGATATACAAGTTGACCCCGCGGATTTGGAAAAGATGGCAAAACTGGCAACAACCGATTTTGAAAGCCATATCCTGCCCGATATTACCCATTTATTAAGAGCGGAAAAGGGCGAACCATCGATAGCTGCCTATAAAAAACAGCTGTCTATGCCTGTTGATAAAGAGATATTAGATTTAATTCTCGATTGGTTAAAAAAGAGGGTTTAAGCTGTAATTATTGCGGAGTAACGAATTTGCTGATTGAATTGAGAGTAAAAGATTTCGGAATTATTGAAGATATAAGCTGGAATCTGAGCGAGGGGCTAAATGTTATCACCGGCGAAACCGGTGCCGGCAAATCGCTGGTAATCGATGCCGTAGAGGCGTTACTTTCAGGGAAAATCGAAGAAGAAAATATCCGCTACGGCTCCGAAACCACTTTTATTGAAGGC
Coding sequences within:
- a CDS encoding ATP-binding cassette domain-containing protein; this translates as MNKKTETPPLISLQEASKSYFGGLTVHPVLTSITADFAKGECVALLGRSGSGKSTLLNVISGIDKLDSGKIIIDGIDITNLSEQKRTLFRRKNIGFVFQFFNLIPTLTVLENIMLPLELNKISDREP
- a CDS encoding alpha/beta fold hydrolase, yielding MVEREVEFEVADVNFSATVALPQSEGNFPGVVLIPGSGQVDRDENAKGYPINAFKEIAHFLAENNIASLRYDKRGVGKSEGDYWGTGFYDNIADVSAILSYFRDYKRINSSKLFLLGHSEGAIISSRMAGTGTDVAGIILLAGSCQKGEDLLKWQSRQIVKGLKGFNAWLIKTFRIDVAKAQQKQIDIIKKSTKDSFRIQLINKINAKWMREFLEYNPADDFPNIKCPILAITGEKDIQVDPADLEKMAKLATTDFESHILPDITHLLRAEKGEPSIAAYKKQLSMPVDKEILDLILDWLKKRV